One segment of Bacillota bacterium DNA contains the following:
- a CDS encoding stage II sporulation protein M, which translates to MCSSAPEWCSWATSSLEGWWRKLSELEKLFNKKLFVWGGIFALGAACGALGHKAILPHMVSLIDVGLRASGRLSAGSGVEAALFIFMKNLSVVFLCALLGRGTRGTFPALVCFINGGILGFLGAVMRAYGDVSWWRYVAALSPHGVIELVAVFAACTVGMLKAPVKKKLRLLGAPLAMLAVAACVETWISSGLASRIL; encoded by the coding sequence TTGTGCTCTTCTGCGCCGGAATGGTGTTCCTGGGCAACAAGTTCATTAGAGGGATGGTGGAGAAAGCTGTCGGAGCTTGAAAAACTCTTCAACAAAAAGCTGTTCGTATGGGGCGGAATTTTCGCCCTGGGCGCGGCCTGCGGGGCGCTGGGGCACAAAGCGATTTTGCCTCACATGGTTTCCCTTATCGACGTGGGCCTCCGGGCGAGCGGTCGCCTTAGCGCGGGGAGCGGGGTAGAAGCCGCTCTGTTCATCTTTATGAAGAATCTCTCTGTCGTTTTCTTGTGCGCCCTGCTGGGGCGCGGCACGAGGGGGACCTTCCCTGCTCTTGTCTGCTTTATTAACGGGGGCATCCTGGGCTTTCTGGGCGCCGTAATGCGCGCCTACGGGGACGTTTCCTGGTGGAGGTACGTTGCTGCACTTTCACCGCACGGTGTCATCGAACTCGTGGCGGTCTTCGCGGCGTGCACCGTCGGGATGCTTAAAGCGCCGGTGAAGAAAAAACTCCGCCTGCTTGGAGCGCCGCTCGCCATGCTTGCTGTAGCGGCGTGCGTGGAAACGTGGATTTCGTCAGGATTGGCGAGCAGAATTCTTTGA